One part of the Mariniblastus fucicola genome encodes these proteins:
- a CDS encoding c-type cytochrome: MQVFKSLIRFASIAVLAIAATNVVAQDRGIPQKLTLPDGFSAKVVYGVPVEQQGSWVSITTDPQGRLITSSQYGGLYRITPATGDGEAKVEKLTAKIGRAQGLLCAFDSLYVVSHRGDNMPPGLFRCQDTNGDDQYDEVTMLREFDGGSEHGPHAVILSPDKQSLYICAGNMTKIPKPETSRPPRHWGEDQLIERLPDPGGHANDKMAPAGWVCKTDPEGKSFELVCAGFRNEYDIAFAPNGELFTYDADMEWDVGSPWYRPTRVCHVVSGGEFGWRNGSGKWPKYYPDSLPPVHEVGVGSPTGITFGTGAKFPAKYQNALFISDWSYGKIYALKLEPAGASWTATKEVFCSSNALPVTDVTINPVNGKMYFLIGGRRSQSALYEISYTGSESTAAVDAKVEPGELVKLRRELEESHVEGSSVSVDMLWENLGHSDRHIRFASRIGLEHQAPEKWISKIGDETRPNALLEGALAVARCGRDNGFREIAVKALDRLAWNDLSKSQRLALLRVYGLMMIRSQYQLPSAVAAVNSLSSEFPSGDADLDRELSKILIAANVESAVPQTLDLLLAADTQEEQVAYAWHLAVAKSGWTNEAREKYFNWFLGATEFLGGHSFGGYVKSVRDLAIRNMPEATKGELAELLAKKPVSIDPYADLKARDKVNDWTVDNLMPITDDDLKSRDLANGKKMFGVGSCYKCHRMAGQGGIVGPDLTAAGNRFATRDLIETLVDPSKSISDQYEATIFAMEDGRTVTGRVVNLAGGQYHVQPDMINPDRMVKINVAEIEAMKPSATSPMPQGLLDTMTRDDILDLIAWMRSVK; encoded by the coding sequence GTGCAAGTTTTTAAGTCGTTGATACGTTTCGCATCCATTGCGGTTTTGGCAATCGCCGCAACCAATGTCGTCGCTCAGGACCGCGGCATTCCCCAGAAACTGACACTGCCCGATGGTTTTTCGGCCAAGGTCGTCTACGGCGTACCCGTCGAACAGCAGGGCTCCTGGGTTTCGATCACGACTGATCCTCAAGGGCGTTTGATCACGTCCTCGCAGTATGGCGGACTGTATCGGATCACTCCGGCCACCGGGGATGGCGAAGCGAAAGTCGAGAAACTGACGGCAAAGATTGGCCGCGCTCAGGGACTGCTCTGTGCTTTCGACAGCCTCTACGTCGTGTCGCATCGTGGTGACAACATGCCGCCGGGGCTGTTTCGCTGCCAGGATACCAACGGCGACGACCAGTACGACGAAGTCACAATGCTTCGAGAGTTCGATGGCGGCAGCGAGCACGGGCCGCATGCTGTGATTCTCAGCCCGGACAAGCAGTCGTTGTACATCTGTGCCGGAAACATGACCAAAATTCCGAAACCTGAGACATCCCGTCCGCCACGCCATTGGGGAGAAGACCAGTTGATCGAGCGACTGCCTGATCCGGGTGGCCACGCGAATGACAAGATGGCTCCGGCCGGTTGGGTTTGCAAAACGGATCCCGAAGGCAAGTCATTCGAACTGGTTTGCGCCGGATTCCGCAATGAATACGACATCGCGTTTGCTCCCAATGGCGAGCTATTCACTTACGATGCCGACATGGAGTGGGATGTTGGATCGCCCTGGTATCGTCCGACGCGAGTCTGTCACGTCGTCAGTGGCGGCGAATTCGGCTGGCGAAACGGCAGCGGAAAATGGCCCAAATACTATCCCGACAGCTTGCCTCCAGTTCACGAAGTTGGAGTCGGCAGCCCAACAGGAATCACGTTCGGGACCGGAGCAAAGTTCCCGGCCAAGTATCAGAATGCTCTGTTCATTTCGGATTGGAGCTACGGGAAAATTTACGCTTTGAAGCTGGAACCCGCTGGCGCTTCGTGGACGGCGACCAAAGAAGTATTCTGCAGTTCCAACGCGCTTCCTGTGACCGACGTGACGATCAATCCGGTCAACGGAAAAATGTACTTTCTGATTGGCGGCCGACGAAGTCAGTCAGCTCTTTATGAAATCTCGTACACCGGCAGCGAATCAACCGCTGCGGTAGATGCGAAAGTCGAACCGGGAGAGCTTGTCAAACTTCGTCGTGAACTTGAAGAGTCTCATGTCGAAGGCTCGTCTGTATCGGTCGACATGCTGTGGGAGAATCTTGGTCACTCCGATCGGCACATTCGTTTTGCGTCTCGAATCGGCCTTGAGCATCAGGCTCCAGAGAAATGGATTTCAAAAATCGGCGACGAAACGCGGCCCAACGCTTTGCTCGAAGGAGCACTTGCCGTTGCACGATGCGGACGGGACAACGGGTTTCGCGAAATCGCTGTCAAAGCCCTCGATCGCCTCGCGTGGAACGACTTGAGCAAGTCGCAACGCTTGGCGCTGCTTCGAGTCTACGGTTTGATGATGATTCGGTCTCAATACCAGCTTCCTTCGGCAGTTGCCGCCGTGAACAGTCTCAGTTCAGAGTTTCCAAGCGGTGATGCTGACCTTGATCGTGAACTTTCAAAAATCCTTATCGCCGCAAACGTCGAATCGGCCGTTCCCCAGACTCTGGACCTGTTGCTCGCGGCAGATACTCAGGAGGAGCAAGTCGCCTACGCGTGGCATCTCGCTGTTGCAAAATCTGGCTGGACGAATGAGGCTCGTGAGAAGTATTTCAACTGGTTTTTGGGTGCGACCGAGTTTCTGGGCGGGCATTCGTTCGGCGGATACGTGAAAAGCGTTCGCGATCTCGCAATCAGAAACATGCCTGAGGCAACGAAGGGCGAATTGGCTGAATTGCTGGCGAAGAAGCCCGTCAGCATTGATCCCTACGCCGATCTCAAGGCACGTGACAAAGTCAACGATTGGACAGTCGATAACTTGATGCCGATCACAGATGACGATTTGAAGTCACGTGATTTGGCCAACGGAAAGAAGATGTTTGGCGTCGGCAGTTGCTACAAATGCCATCGCATGGCAGGGCAGGGCGGCATCGTTGGCCCGGATTTGACGGCAGCCGGAAACCGATTCGCGACTCGTGACCTTATCGAGACGCTTGTCGATCCGAGCAAGTCGATTTCTGATCAGTACGAAGCCACCATTTTTGCGATGGAAGACGGCCGAACCGTCACGGGGCGTGTTGTGAATCTCGCCGGAGGTCAATATCACGTCCAGCCAGATATGATCAATCCTGATCGTATGGTGAAAATCAACGTTGCCGAAATCGAAGCCATGAAACCGTCGGCGACCTCACCGATGCCGCAGGGGCTTCTCGACACGATGACTCGTGATGACATCCTGGACCTGATCGCGTGGATGCGATCGGTCAAATAG
- a CDS encoding class I SAM-dependent methyltransferase encodes MSDFQDRTIQELYKLKRRGAQWHAVLAAGEVGIFGALDSGQKTVAQLAEMLSLNEEAVRRLMNVLLQTEMVEQYGEDFALTTLGGLIPASLRNFGAPSWERLVDHLKTGEGIDDSTWDVELDAREWTMTPAAINAMKCLDIGSTRKGIRILDLGCGSGVFGVAMAHRDPTSRITFLDTASQLKRAKETLDSVGIEAEIKWAECDPATELQLFEAGEPFDLIVVANRVHRMDVIAQEAMYMKLHSLLKPEGEMAIIDVFAGQEAGQEDVAIFDLESGLRAGGKVCDALRIEYSLKASGFRQVQFAWLPCEPHLYGLMLATR; translated from the coding sequence ATGAGCGATTTTCAGGACCGTACGATTCAGGAACTTTACAAACTCAAGCGACGCGGTGCGCAGTGGCATGCCGTACTTGCCGCTGGCGAGGTCGGAATTTTTGGAGCACTTGATTCTGGTCAGAAAACGGTTGCTCAACTCGCAGAGATGTTGTCGCTCAACGAAGAGGCCGTTCGTCGACTGATGAATGTTCTGCTGCAGACCGAAATGGTGGAGCAGTACGGAGAGGATTTTGCGTTGACGACACTGGGAGGTTTGATTCCGGCGTCGTTGCGGAATTTCGGAGCTCCTTCGTGGGAACGGCTGGTGGATCATCTCAAAACGGGTGAGGGAATCGACGATTCGACCTGGGACGTTGAGCTTGATGCACGCGAGTGGACGATGACTCCGGCGGCGATCAATGCGATGAAGTGCCTGGACATCGGAAGCACCCGGAAGGGGATTCGAATTCTCGATCTTGGTTGCGGTTCAGGCGTGTTTGGCGTCGCAATGGCTCATCGCGACCCGACTTCCCGGATCACTTTTCTGGACACCGCCAGTCAGCTCAAACGAGCCAAGGAGACGTTGGACAGCGTTGGTATTGAGGCGGAAATCAAATGGGCGGAGTGCGATCCGGCGACGGAACTACAGCTGTTCGAAGCCGGTGAACCGTTTGACTTGATCGTCGTTGCCAATCGAGTTCACCGGATGGACGTGATTGCTCAGGAAGCGATGTATATGAAGCTGCATTCGCTGCTAAAGCCAGAAGGAGAAATGGCAATCATCGATGTTTTTGCGGGTCAGGAAGCCGGCCAGGAAGATGTGGCCATTTTCGATCTGGAATCCGGGCTACGAGCCGGCGGGAAAGTTTGTGACGCACTGCGAATCGAATACTCGCTCAAAGCCAGCGGTTTCCGGCAAGTCCAGTTTGCCTGGCTGCCGTGTGAACCCCATCTGTACGGATTAATGTTGGCGACGCGCTAG